The Mariluticola halotolerans nucleotide sequence GTGCACCATTCCGATGAGGATCTGGATGCAACCAGCGCTGTGCGTTTTCATCCGCTGGAAATCCTCTTGTCGATTTTCGTCAAGGCGCTGGCGGTTGTGCTGCTGGGCGCGCCTGTGGTGCTGGTGGTTATATTTGAGGCCATTGTGAACGGGTCGGCCCTGTTCAACCATGCCAACCTGAAATTGCCGCTCTGGCTCGACAAGTGGCTGCGCCTGATCCTTGTGACACCGGATATGCACCGGGTGCATCATTCCGTCATCCATCGCGAGACGGACAGCAATTACGGGTTTGCGCTATCAATCTGGGACCGGCTGTTCCGCACCTATAACGACCAGCCGGAAATGGGGCATGAGGGCATGACCATTGGCCTGTCGGAATGGCAGGATGATGCGCCCACACGCCTGGGATGGACGCTTGCCTTGCCCTTCCGCACCCCGCCAAAATCCCCGCCGCCGGTCAATAAAAGCTGACAGGGAACCAGCGCAGATAGAGTTCGTCGAGCTTGCCATTGCGTTTGAGTTGCGCGAGCGCTGTGTTGACCGCATTGCGCACATTGCCGCGTCCGGCGGGAATGGCAGCGGCCAACCCCTCGCCGAACCAGTGCGGACTGAAATAGGGGTCGCCCGCGAACGCGCAGCAATTCCCGCTCTCGTTGAGCCAGAACGAGGCCCGCATGGCGTCGCCGAAATAGGCATCCACCTCCCCTTCCCGCACGGCTTCGAGCGCCAGGATTTCGTTGTCGAAGGGCACCAGCTCACGCGCGGGCATATTGGCTTGCAGAAACCGGGCATGGGCCGAACCGTCGCGCACCGCGATTTTCTTGTCGCCGGGCATCGTCGCAGTGAAATCGGCCGCCACGTCCCGCATCGTTACGAAACGGCCCGGTAGCATCAGGTAAAGGGAGGAGAAATCGAATTGCTCGGCGGAGATTTCGTCAATCGCCAGCCCGGCGAGCAGAACATCGCCCTGATTGCTGGCCAGCGCGTCGGCCACCTGGTCCCAGGGCCAGGCCTGCACCGTGCAGGATACGTCAAGCACCGTGCAGATCGCCTTGGCCAGGTCGATGTGAAAGCCGACCAGTTCCCCGCCATCATCGCGATAATTGAAGGGGGGAAAATCGGCGCTGGTGAGAAAGCGGATCGCGGGCACGCCTGCCAGATCAGCGGCTTCTTCACGGGCGCTTGGATCGGCATGAAAGGGCAAGGCTTGCGCCAGGGCGGCCGCAGAAAATCCAAGCAGGAAACACAAACTGATCAGCACGCGCATGACACAACATCGCCTCGCAAAGAATCATGACCCCAGTGCTCTAGCATAAACCGGGCAGCCGGGCCGATGTCGAATGCGAAAGATCACGCTGGAAGTTCAGCCAGAAGGCACGCGGCCACGGCTCCCTTTTGTGCCTGCCACGCATATATAATATAATCAGGCCCAACTCCCACTTGCACTTAATGCACACAAATGTAGAATTAGTATAATTACTTATTTTGTTGATAACTCAACAAATGATTACGCAGGTATTTTAACCACATGCTGGATTTAATATCTTTAATTCAATTTATACTTCAAGACAAAGTCCAATCCCACGACGAGGCTGCTTCGATTGTGGTGGATGCTGGCAGGCTTGAAGCCGAGTTATTGCTGCACATCGCCCACCGTTTCGCAATTTCCGGGACTGACATCTATGCCCACAGCGCGCAGTTTTGCGGCTTGCCGTTTTCACCAGTTGTGCCCGATGGGCTGATCCGGGATATCGATGGCAGCCATATCGACCGGCTGGGTGATATGCGCAGTGTGACCGTAAGAGTTCAGGATCGCGATATCCTGTTTCTGGCACCCGGGGCGGCGCAAATGCTGGCGCTTGCACACAGACGGCAAAGCGGTCTGTCGCTGATGCGGGATATCTGTGTAGTCCCGCCGGCCGCGTTGCGCGCGGCGCTGATCCGCGCGCATGCTGATAATTTGCTGCAATTCTCGCGGCAACGGCTCGCGCGCCGCTGGCCGTTTGCAAGCGCTCATCTGGATCTTACCCTTGCTGCGCGGCTGGGGTTCGTTACCCTGCTGAGTGCGCTTGTGGGTGTGACGGCACTGGTGCCTTTTGCCCTGTCGGCGATCCTGCTGCCGCTGTTGGCCCTGCTGTTTCTACCGCCGTCCTTTTTCCGGCTGGCCGCGCTGATGGAAAAGCCGAAGCGGCCACGGCCGGCGGATGAGAGCCTGCTCCCCGACATCGCCTTGCCGGTTTATAGCGTGCTTATTCCGTTGCGCGATGAAACCGGCATGGTGCCGCAGCTGGCCGCGGCCATGCGCGCGCTCGATTATCCGGCCTTATGTATCAAGCGCACCAAATTCACGCACGAATATAACTGAATCCAGTGCTATTGTCACGGCATGAGCGACATGCCACAAGTTTTAAACACCCTGCACACCAAAGCCGACAAGATAGCTGCACACATAGCCAGCCTTGAAGCTGAGATAGACCAAGCCCGCATGGCACTGGCACATGTAAACGCAACAATCGTCCTGTTTGAGGCACCAGACGCACAAAGCCGCCAGCCCGCGCTTATGGACGTGAACCGGCTGTTCAAGCGCCGTGAGGTCTCACAACTGTGCGCTGAGGCACTACAGGGCGGGCCAATGGATACGCGGGCGCTGGCGCTCTATATCATTCGCAAAAAGGGCTTTGATGAAAACGACCGGCACTTAAAGAAGGCGGTCGCATTTCGCGTTGTGCAAGCACTGAGA carries:
- a CDS encoding transporter substrate-binding domain-containing protein, with the translated sequence MRVLISLCFLLGFSAAALAQALPFHADPSAREEAADLAGVPAIRFLTSADFPPFNYRDDGGELVGFHIDLAKAICTVLDVSCTVQAWPWDQVADALASNQGDVLLAGLAIDEISAEQFDFSSLYLMLPGRFVTMRDVAADFTATMPGDKKIAVRDGSAHARFLQANMPARELVPFDNEILALEAVREGEVDAYFGDAMRASFWLNESGNCCAFAGDPYFSPHWFGEGLAAAIPAGRGNVRNAVNTALAQLKRNGKLDELYLRWFPVSFY
- a CDS encoding sterol desaturase family protein, translated to MTLFGLSEGALRFSIFLAIFLAMTALEAFLPRRARRFPRGQRWFTNIGVLFADYLAVAAMTFVVPITAALAALWAEANSFGLFYQLDWPLWLVWLISFIVLDFVIWGQHVVTHKIPLLWRIHRVHHSDEDLDATSAVRFHPLEILLSIFVKALAVVLLGAPVVLVVIFEAIVNGSALFNHANLKLPLWLDKWLRLILVTPDMHRVHHSVIHRETDSNYGFALSIWDRLFRTYNDQPEMGHEGMTIGLSEWQDDAPTRLGWTLALPFRTPPKSPPPVNKS